The following proteins are encoded in a genomic region of Streptococcus constellatus subsp. constellatus:
- the atpF gene encoding F0F1 ATP synthase subunit B, translated as MNITLGSLIGDFILVAGSFLLLIILIKKFAWENITSTFEQRAKKISDDIDGAESARQKAEDLAQKRETELAGSRQEATTIIENAKETAEKNKAGILADAADEAGRLKEKANQEIAQTKAEALNSIKGDVADLTVNLASKILGQQLDQEAHKELIDLYIDKLGDA; from the coding sequence ATGAATATTACTTTAGGTAGTCTTATTGGGGATTTTATCCTTGTAGCAGGCTCATTTCTTCTGTTAATCATTTTAATCAAGAAATTTGCCTGGGAGAATATCACAAGTACTTTTGAGCAACGTGCTAAAAAGATTTCAGACGATATTGATGGTGCAGAATCAGCTCGTCAAAAAGCAGAAGATTTAGCGCAAAAAAGAGAAACAGAATTAGCAGGTAGTCGTCAGGAAGCGACAACCATTATTGAGAATGCTAAAGAAACTGCTGAGAAAAATAAGGCAGGAATCTTGGCAGATGCAGCTGATGAAGCTGGACGTTTAAAAGAGAAAGCAAATCAAGAAATTGCTCAAACCAAAGCAGAAGCCTTGAACAGTATTAAAGGTGATGTAGCTGATTTGACTGTAAATCTTGCTAGTAAAATTTTAGGCCAACAGTTGGATCAAGAAGCTCACAAAGAGTTGATTGACCTCTACATTGACAAGCTAGGAGATGCTTAA
- a CDS encoding F0F1 ATP synthase subunit delta — protein sequence MDKKRFAVIEKYTTPFVQLVIEKGQQKDVFEQLHQMKDILDDTNLVAFLSHIGVDDTEKEKSLRYFQGSDSLLIDNFIEVIIHNHREDLFYDILVESLHQLEMISNEFEVTIKSIQTLSETQKSKIIPIVERKFGLQVRSLKEELDASLIGGFIITANNKTIDASIKRQLQTVKEKLK from the coding sequence ATGGACAAAAAAAGATTTGCGGTAATTGAAAAATATACCACACCTTTTGTCCAGCTTGTGATTGAAAAAGGGCAACAAAAAGATGTCTTTGAACAGCTTCATCAAATGAAAGACATTTTGGATGATACAAACTTAGTTGCCTTTCTATCACACATTGGTGTTGATGATACAGAAAAAGAAAAAAGCCTTCGCTATTTTCAAGGATCTGATTCGCTTTTGATTGACAACTTCATTGAAGTTATTATTCACAATCATCGTGAAGATCTTTTTTATGATATTTTAGTAGAAAGTCTTCATCAGCTTGAAATGATTAGTAATGAATTTGAAGTGACGATTAAATCCATTCAGACTTTATCTGAGACTCAAAAATCCAAAATTATTCCAATTGTTGAGCGAAAATTTGGATTGCAAGTTCGTTCCTTAAAAGAAGAACTTGATGCGAGCCTTATTGGTGGCTTTATCATCACTGCTAATAATAAGACAATTGATGCAAGTATTAAACGTCAATTACAAACAGTAAAAGAAAAATTGAAATAG
- the atpA gene encoding F0F1 ATP synthase subunit alpha, with protein MAINAQEISALIKQQIENFQPNFDVTETGVVTYIGDGIARAHGLDNAMSGELLIFENGSYGMAQNLESTDVGIIILGDFTDIREGDTIRRTGKIMEVPVGDALIGRVVDPLGRPVDGLGEVKTDKTRPVETPAPGVMQRKSVSEPLQTGLKAIDALVPIGRGQRELIIGDRQTGKTSIAIDAILNQKGQDMICIYVAIGQKESTVRTQVETLRQYGALDYTIVVTASASQPSPLLFLAPYAGVAMAEEFMYNGKHVLIVYDDLSKQAVAYRELSLLLRRPPGREAFPGDVFYLHSRLLERSAKVSDELGGGSITALPFIETQAGDISAYIATNVISITDGQIFLSDSLFNGGVRPAIDAGSSVSRVGGSAQIKAMKKVAGTLRIDLASYRELEAFTKFGSDLDAATQAKLNRGRRTVEVLKQPVHEPLPVEKQVVILYALIHGFLDSVPVDDILRFEAELFDYFDAHHEGIYETIRRTKDLPEEAALDAAITEFINQSSFK; from the coding sequence TTGGCGATTAACGCACAAGAAATCAGCGCTTTGATTAAGCAACAAATTGAAAATTTCCAGCCAAATTTTGACGTCACGGAAACAGGGGTCGTCACTTATATTGGTGATGGAATCGCACGTGCCCATGGTCTTGATAATGCCATGAGTGGTGAGTTGTTGATTTTTGAAAATGGCTCATATGGTATGGCACAAAACTTAGAATCAACAGATGTTGGGATTATCATTCTAGGTGATTTTACTGATATTCGCGAAGGTGATACAATCCGTCGTACTGGTAAAATCATGGAAGTACCTGTTGGAGATGCTTTGATTGGGCGGGTTGTTGATCCACTTGGTCGTCCGGTTGATGGACTTGGTGAAGTCAAGACAGACAAGACACGCCCAGTTGAAACGCCTGCTCCAGGAGTTATGCAACGGAAATCTGTATCAGAACCTCTTCAAACGGGGTTGAAAGCGATTGATGCTTTGGTACCAATTGGTCGTGGTCAACGGGAATTGATTATCGGAGATCGTCAAACTGGTAAAACAAGTATTGCAATTGATGCGATTTTGAACCAAAAGGGACAAGATATGATTTGTATCTACGTTGCTATTGGACAGAAAGAGTCAACGGTTCGTACGCAAGTAGAAACGCTTCGTCAGTATGGAGCGCTTGATTATACAATCGTTGTGACGGCGTCAGCCTCTCAACCGTCACCATTGCTGTTTTTGGCTCCTTATGCTGGTGTGGCAATGGCAGAAGAATTTATGTATAATGGTAAACACGTTTTGATTGTTTATGATGATTTATCCAAACAAGCGGTTGCCTATCGTGAACTGTCACTTTTACTTCGTCGTCCACCAGGTCGTGAAGCTTTCCCTGGAGATGTGTTCTATCTTCACAGCCGTCTTTTGGAACGGTCTGCAAAAGTTTCAGATGAACTAGGCGGTGGCTCTATCACAGCGTTGCCGTTTATTGAAACACAAGCAGGAGACATTTCAGCTTATATCGCAACTAATGTGATTTCCATTACAGACGGTCAAATCTTCTTGAGCGATAGTCTCTTTAATGGGGGGGTTCGACCAGCTATTGATGCCGGCTCATCTGTATCGCGTGTAGGTGGTTCTGCTCAGATAAAAGCTATGAAGAAGGTAGCTGGTACACTCCGTATTGACCTTGCTTCTTATCGTGAACTAGAAGCCTTTACCAAGTTTGGTAGTGATTTGGATGCTGCGACACAAGCAAAGTTAAACCGTGGTCGTCGGACAGTAGAAGTATTGAAACAGCCTGTTCATGAACCACTACCAGTTGAAAAACAAGTGGTTATCTTGTATGCATTGATACATGGCTTCTTGGATAGTGTACCTGTTGATGATATTCTTCGTTTTGAAGCAGAATTGTTTGATTACTTTGATGCTCATCATGAAGGCATCTATGAAACTATTCGTCGGACAAAAGATCTTCCAGAAGAAGCTGCTCTAGATGCTGCAATTACTGAATTTATCAATCAGTCGAGCTTCAAGTAA